From a single Bacillus sp. NEB1478 genomic region:
- a CDS encoding glycine C-acetyltransferase, translated as MKGFEYLQEELDHMKEEGTFRKLVPLESEQGSKVVINGEEVIQLSSNNYLGLTSHPKMKKAALEAVEEFGVGTGSVRTIAGTLSMHEEFEKKLAEFKHTEACLVFQSGFSTNQGILFAILTDQDVVISDELNHASIIDGIRLTKAKRRIYKHVDLEDLEAALKETQEFRKRIVVTDGVFSMDGNIAPLPGIVELAEKYDALVMVDDAHASGVLGTNGRGTIDHFNLNGRVHIQVGTLSKAIGVLGGYIASTQTLRDYLIHKGRPFLFSTSHPPAVIAASSAAIDVLEEEPEHMERLWENTKFFKAGLKQLGFNTGVSETPITPVLVGDDALAHKLSDTLLKYGVFAQGIAFPTVAKGKARVRTIVTAQHTREELQTALDAFEKAGKELEII; from the coding sequence ATGAAAGGTTTCGAATACTTACAAGAAGAATTGGATCATATGAAAGAAGAGGGTACGTTCAGAAAGCTTGTACCACTTGAATCAGAACAAGGATCAAAAGTAGTGATTAATGGCGAAGAGGTTATTCAGCTATCATCAAATAACTACCTAGGCTTAACTAGCCATCCGAAAATGAAAAAAGCAGCACTTGAAGCTGTTGAAGAATTTGGGGTTGGAACTGGTTCAGTTCGTACGATTGCAGGGACTCTTTCTATGCATGAGGAGTTTGAAAAAAAACTTGCTGAATTCAAACATACTGAAGCATGTCTTGTATTCCAATCCGGTTTTTCAACAAACCAGGGTATACTTTTTGCGATTCTTACAGATCAAGATGTGGTCATTTCAGATGAATTGAACCATGCATCCATTATTGATGGAATCCGATTAACAAAAGCAAAAAGAAGAATTTATAAACATGTTGATCTAGAAGATTTAGAAGCAGCTTTAAAAGAAACACAAGAATTTAGAAAAAGAATTGTTGTAACAGACGGTGTGTTCTCGATGGATGGCAACATCGCACCGCTCCCGGGTATCGTTGAACTTGCAGAAAAGTATGATGCTCTTGTGATGGTAGATGATGCCCATGCAAGTGGTGTACTTGGAACGAACGGACGGGGAACAATCGATCACTTTAACTTGAACGGACGTGTCCACATTCAAGTTGGTACATTGAGTAAAGCAATTGGTGTACTTGGCGGATACATCGCTAGTACTCAAACTTTGAGAGATTATCTCATTCATAAAGGACGTCCATTCTTATTCAGTACATCACATCCACCTGCAGTTATTGCAGCTAGTTCAGCAGCAATTGATGTACTTGAAGAAGAACCAGAACATATGGAACGTCTATGGGAAAATACAAAGTTCTTCAAAGCGGGCTTAAAGCAATTAGGATTCAACACCGGCGTGAGTGAAACTCCAATTACTCCAGTGTTAGTTGGGGATGATGCACTAGCTCATAAATTATCAGATACACTGCTAAAGTATGGTGTATTTGCTCAAGGTATCGCTTTTCCAACTGTTGCTAAAGGCAAGGCACGTGTTCGTACAATTGTTACAGCACAGCATACGAGAGAAGAATTGCAAACTGCACTGGACGCTTTTGAGAAAGCTGGAAAAGAATTAGAAATTATATAA